The Streptomyces kanamyceticus genome window below encodes:
- a CDS encoding LacI family DNA-binding transcriptional regulator encodes MCRVPGPTLADIARAAEVSTATVSHALNGTGRIGDATRRRVRETATRLGYGTPGPPRSRTLGIAVTTFPTAWNYAEIAYFSRALTAATSAAHARGYALTTLPADRAADDSWHSLAVDGMLIMDSPRGDPMVHALRARGIPLVFDGIPGDPRPGDHWVDNDHEATTHEVLDHLAASGARRIALQSGNGDEHYARAVTAAYERWCAERGAPALIVPFDVADDQGHGFDELLRGGQDRADAVYAAYDPGGRQLLAAAARLGLRVPGDLRVVCASEDPGYAATDPPVSTVTLDPERTARAAVGLLADLVEGATERTAGPVVVPAALLVRASSLARPAEG; translated from the coding sequence ATGTGCCGCGTGCCAGGCCCGACTCTCGCCGACATAGCCCGCGCCGCGGAGGTTTCGACCGCGACGGTCTCGCACGCCCTGAACGGCACGGGACGGATCGGCGACGCGACCCGCCGCCGGGTCCGCGAGACGGCGACACGGCTCGGCTACGGCACCCCGGGGCCCCCGCGCAGCCGCACGCTCGGCATCGCCGTCACCACGTTCCCCACCGCCTGGAACTACGCGGAGATCGCCTACTTCTCGCGCGCCCTCACGGCGGCCACCTCCGCGGCCCACGCGCGCGGCTACGCCCTGACCACGCTGCCCGCCGACCGCGCGGCGGACGACTCGTGGCACAGCCTCGCCGTCGACGGCATGCTGATCATGGACAGCCCGCGCGGCGACCCGATGGTCCACGCGCTGCGCGCCCGCGGCATCCCGCTCGTCTTCGACGGCATCCCCGGCGACCCGCGCCCCGGCGACCACTGGGTCGACAACGACCACGAGGCGACCACCCACGAGGTCCTCGACCACCTCGCCGCGTCCGGCGCCCGCCGGATCGCCCTGCAGTCGGGCAACGGCGACGAGCACTACGCGCGCGCGGTGACGGCGGCGTACGAGCGGTGGTGCGCGGAGCGCGGCGCGCCCGCGCTGATCGTGCCCTTCGACGTGGCCGACGACCAGGGGCACGGCTTCGACGAGCTGCTGCGCGGCGGCCAGGACCGCGCCGACGCCGTCTACGCCGCGTACGACCCGGGAGGCCGCCAGCTCCTCGCCGCCGCGGCCAGGCTCGGCCTGCGCGTCCCGGGGGACCTGCGCGTGGTGTGCGCGAGTGAGGACCCCGGGTACGCGGCGACGGACCCGCCCGTGAGCACGGTGACCCTGGACCCGGAGCGGACGGCCCGCGCCGCCGTGGGCCTCCTCGCCGACTTGGTCGAGGGTGCCACCGAACGGACCGCGGGCCCGGTCGTCGTCCCCGCCGCCCTCCTCGTTCGCGCCTCGTCGCTCGCCCGGCCCGCCGAGGGGTAG
- a CDS encoding AMP-binding protein: MASIGIPGLTPSGHVDTFARDHLPPREQWPALVHDRPELHYPARLNCGAELLDRTVERHGAERPAFHAPSGETWTYGQLQDHVDRIAHVLTSELGVLPGQRVLLRGATTPWLAACWLAVMKAGAVAVTVLAQQRAQELATMCEIAEVRHALCDIRAVDDLIKAGIPGLSITTYAGEGPDDLFARAARQPASYEAVDTAADDVALIAFTSGTTGRPKGCMHFHRDVLAIADTFARHVLRPGPDDVFTGSPPLGFTFGLGGLVIFPLRFGASSLLLEQAGPKQLLPAIAEHGVTVLFTAPTAYRTMLDHLDAHDISSLRRCVSAGENLPAGTWQAWHRATGHRIINGIGATELLHIFISAADEAIRPGTTGLPVPGWHARVVDDSGAPLPDGEPGLLAVRGPVGCRYLADERQQVYVRHGWNVTGDTYVRDTDGYFRYIARADDMIISAGYNIAGPEVEEALMRHPDVAETAVVGRVDELRGQIVVAYVVLREGAARDPDRLRDFVKAELVPYKCPRAFVFLDALPRTPTGKLQRFRLRAEPPKDSGAAEGPRSPVE, from the coding sequence ATGGCATCCATCGGCATTCCAGGGCTGACACCATCCGGACACGTCGACACGTTCGCCCGGGACCACCTCCCGCCGCGCGAGCAGTGGCCCGCCCTCGTCCACGACCGGCCCGAGCTGCACTACCCCGCCCGCCTGAACTGCGGCGCGGAACTCCTGGACCGCACCGTGGAGCGGCACGGCGCGGAGCGCCCCGCCTTCCACGCCCCGTCCGGCGAGACCTGGACGTACGGACAGCTCCAGGACCACGTCGACCGCATCGCGCACGTGCTCACCTCCGAACTCGGCGTACTGCCGGGACAGCGCGTGCTGCTGCGCGGGGCCACCACGCCCTGGCTCGCGGCCTGCTGGCTCGCGGTGATGAAGGCGGGCGCCGTCGCCGTGACCGTCCTGGCCCAGCAGCGCGCGCAGGAGCTGGCCACGATGTGCGAGATCGCCGAGGTGCGACACGCGCTGTGCGACATCAGGGCCGTCGACGACCTGATCAAGGCGGGGATCCCGGGGCTCAGCATCACGACGTACGCCGGTGAGGGCCCCGACGACCTCTTCGCGCGCGCCGCCCGGCAGCCCGCCTCCTACGAAGCGGTGGACACCGCGGCCGACGACGTCGCGCTGATCGCGTTCACCTCGGGCACCACGGGCCGCCCCAAGGGGTGCATGCACTTCCACCGCGACGTGCTCGCCATCGCCGACACCTTCGCGCGCCACGTCCTCAGGCCCGGCCCCGACGACGTCTTCACGGGCAGCCCGCCGCTCGGCTTCACCTTCGGGCTCGGCGGTCTTGTGATCTTCCCGCTGCGCTTCGGCGCCTCCTCGCTGCTGCTCGAACAGGCGGGCCCCAAGCAGCTGTTGCCCGCGATCGCCGAGCACGGCGTGACGGTCCTGTTCACCGCGCCGACCGCGTACCGCACGATGCTCGACCACCTCGACGCGCACGACATCTCCTCGCTGCGCCGCTGCGTCTCGGCGGGCGAGAACCTGCCCGCGGGCACCTGGCAGGCCTGGCACCGGGCCACCGGGCACCGCATCATCAACGGCATAGGCGCCACCGAGCTGCTCCACATCTTCATCTCCGCCGCCGACGAGGCGATCAGGCCCGGCACGACGGGGCTCCCCGTGCCGGGGTGGCACGCGCGCGTGGTGGACGACTCCGGGGCACCGCTGCCCGACGGCGAACCGGGGCTGCTCGCCGTGCGCGGCCCGGTCGGCTGCCGCTATCTCGCCGACGAACGCCAGCAGGTCTACGTACGGCACGGCTGGAACGTCACCGGGGACACCTACGTCCGCGACACCGACGGCTACTTCCGCTACATCGCACGCGCCGACGACATGATCATCTCCGCCGGGTACAACATCGCGGGCCCCGAGGTCGAGGAGGCCCTGATGCGCCACCCGGACGTCGCGGAGACGGCCGTCGTGGGGCGCGTCGACGAGCTGCGCGGGCAGATCGTGGTGGCGTACGTCGTGCTGCGCGAGGGAGCGGCCAGGGACCCGGACCGGCTCCGCGACTTCGTGAAGGCGGAACTCGTCCCCTACAAGTGCCCGCGCGCGTTCGTGTTCCTCGACGCGCTGCCGCGCACGCCCACGGGGAAGCTGCAGAGGTTCCGGCTGCGGGCGGAGCCGCCGAAGGACAGCGGTGCCGCCGAAGGACCCCGGTCGCCCGTAGAGTGA
- a CDS encoding acyl-CoA dehydrogenase family protein, with translation MTAFSLNPDQTARCAELRTLAAERLRPLVEQGDPGHVNRPLVAALGELGLLDGLFTSGALDLCLMRESLAYVCTEAETALALQGLGAHPVHAHGSPAQRERWLPQVRKGHAVAAFALSEPGAGSDAAALSLEAVRDGSDGWRLTGEKCWISNAPEADFYTVFARTSPDAGARGVTAFLVPADRAGLTGTPLDMLSPHPIGALAFDAVRVGPDDVLGEVDRGFRVAMTTLNRFRPSVGAFAVGMAQAALDATLAHTAERDAFGGKLKDLQAVSHQVAEMSVRTEAARLMVYAAASAYDAGATGIARRAAMAKLLATETAQYVVDAAVQLHGACALRRGHLLEHLYREVRAPRIYEGASEVQRSIIAKELYG, from the coding sequence ATGACGGCATTCTCGCTCAATCCTGACCAAACCGCCCGATGTGCGGAACTGCGCACGCTCGCCGCCGAGCGGCTGCGCCCCTTGGTGGAGCAGGGCGATCCCGGCCACGTGAACCGCCCGCTGGTGGCGGCGCTGGGTGAACTCGGGCTCCTGGACGGCCTGTTCACCTCCGGCGCCCTCGACCTCTGCCTGATGCGCGAATCCCTCGCCTACGTCTGTACGGAGGCCGAGACCGCCCTTGCCCTGCAAGGCCTCGGCGCCCATCCGGTGCACGCCCACGGCTCTCCCGCGCAGCGCGAACGCTGGCTGCCGCAGGTCCGCAAGGGGCATGCCGTCGCCGCCTTCGCGCTCTCCGAACCGGGCGCGGGCTCGGACGCGGCCGCCCTCTCCCTCGAAGCGGTGCGGGACGGCTCGGACGGCTGGCGCCTCACGGGCGAGAAGTGCTGGATCTCGAACGCGCCCGAGGCCGACTTCTACACCGTCTTCGCCCGCACGTCACCGGACGCGGGAGCCCGCGGCGTCACCGCGTTCCTGGTCCCCGCCGACCGCGCGGGCCTGACCGGCACCCCCCTCGACATGCTCTCCCCGCACCCGATCGGCGCACTCGCCTTCGACGCGGTACGGGTCGGCCCCGACGACGTGCTCGGCGAGGTCGACCGCGGCTTCCGGGTGGCCATGACGACCCTGAACCGCTTCCGGCCGAGCGTCGGGGCGTTCGCGGTCGGCATGGCACAGGCGGCGCTGGACGCGACGCTGGCTCATACGGCCGAACGGGACGCGTTCGGCGGCAAGTTGAAGGACTTGCAGGCCGTGAGCCATCAGGTCGCGGAGATGTCCGTGCGGACGGAGGCGGCGCGGTTGATGGTGTACGCGGCGGCTTCCGCGTACGACGCGGGGGCGACGGGTATTGCACGGCGTGCGGCCATGGCGAAGCTTCTTGCCACGGAGACGGCGCAGTATGTGGTCGACGCGGCCGTTCAGTTGCACGGGGCTTGTGCGTTGCGGCGCGGGCATCTGCTTGAGCACCTGTATCGGGAGGTGCGGGCGCCTCGGATTTATGAGGGGGCGAGCGAGGTGCAGAGGTCCATCATCGCTAAGGAGCTTTATGGGTGA
- a CDS encoding RidA family protein: MMPLHRVNPAELSPATGFSHAVTATGSQLVFLAGQTALDGSGKVTGVTLPEQFEVALGNLLTALRHSGGTPADLARVTVYATDVADYRACAPELGRIWRRLAGRDYPAMAVIGAVRLWDEQAMVELDGVAVLD; encoded by the coding sequence CTGATGCCCCTACACCGTGTGAATCCCGCTGAACTCTCTCCCGCCACTGGCTTCTCGCACGCTGTCACCGCTACCGGGTCCCAGCTCGTCTTCCTCGCCGGGCAGACCGCTCTCGACGGCTCGGGCAAGGTCACGGGGGTGACCCTGCCCGAGCAGTTCGAGGTGGCGCTGGGCAATCTGCTCACCGCGCTGCGCCACTCCGGCGGCACCCCCGCCGACCTCGCCCGCGTCACCGTGTACGCCACGGACGTCGCCGACTACCGCGCGTGCGCGCCCGAACTGGGCCGTATCTGGCGGCGGTTGGCGGGCCGCGACTACCCGGCGATGGCGGTGATCGGAGCGGTCCGCCTCTGGGACGAGCAGGCGATGGTGGAGCTGGACGGGGTGGCTGTGCTCGACTGA
- a CDS encoding amidohydrolase — protein MSQSNVPPLSRRGLLAAAGAAGAAVAVGASGAAAASGTAAASPRRSAALVVHNAHVFTGTSDHARARAVAVGRDGKILAVGSDSSLKRFIGRDTQVVDGRGGTVMSGVHDGHAHPMDAASRSLRPSLAGAEQTVEELQKTLTGFLKDSAEQEPDGWLVVEDWNPVGLLPQGTAPHHDMLDALPTRRPIALRGGDGHNLWANQRALDIAKITASTPDPVGGKIVKGPDGKPSGVLKDDAQPLVSRHIPEPDETQLADAAAKILAEAAASGITTFMEAVVGRGELKLYQRLAESGRLLQRIVPALRVETDLTTDPAGALAYAKGLRADFKDVPGLRFGTVKVFLDGVIEYPAQTAALLKPYLDKDGRPTDHRGDLYVSAADYGRLSAAFNAEGWQMHAHAIGDRAVRTSLDGYAYALRETGRRDLRNTTAHLQLVDPADLPRFAALGVVACMQLQWAARNTWTMEALLPYIGAERHRWQYPARSLQKRRAALAGGSDWPVDPLQVWNQIRTAIDREGMEGGGDLYRAQEGLSRTSSLLMHTAGTARQLRMEHVTGTVERGKAADIVLLDRDVTRCPVADISSSEVRLTLVGGTVVHDAESSAGRAAAARVTRAAAGPRPTSYASVHGGRHASCGCG, from the coding sequence GTGTCCCAGTCGAACGTTCCTCCGCTCTCCCGTCGCGGGCTGCTCGCCGCAGCCGGGGCCGCGGGGGCCGCCGTCGCCGTCGGGGCGTCGGGGGCGGCCGCCGCCTCCGGTACGGCCGCCGCCTCGCCCCGCAGGTCCGCCGCGCTCGTCGTGCACAACGCCCATGTGTTCACCGGGACTTCGGACCACGCACGAGCCAGGGCCGTCGCCGTCGGACGGGACGGGAAGATCCTCGCCGTCGGGAGCGACTCCTCGCTCAAGCGGTTCATCGGGCGGGACACCCAGGTGGTGGACGGGCGCGGCGGCACCGTCATGAGCGGTGTGCACGACGGGCACGCGCATCCGATGGACGCCGCGAGCCGTTCACTGCGGCCCTCCCTGGCCGGGGCCGAGCAGACCGTCGAGGAGCTCCAGAAGACGCTGACCGGATTCTTGAAGGACTCCGCCGAGCAGGAGCCCGACGGGTGGCTCGTGGTGGAGGACTGGAACCCGGTCGGGCTGCTGCCCCAGGGCACCGCACCGCACCACGACATGCTCGACGCCCTGCCGACCCGCCGCCCCATCGCCCTGCGCGGCGGCGACGGGCACAACCTGTGGGCCAATCAGCGCGCCCTGGACATCGCGAAGATCACGGCGTCGACCCCCGACCCGGTCGGCGGAAAGATCGTCAAGGGTCCCGACGGCAAGCCGAGCGGGGTGCTCAAGGACGACGCCCAGCCGCTCGTCTCCCGGCACATCCCCGAGCCCGACGAGACCCAGTTGGCCGATGCCGCCGCGAAGATCCTCGCCGAGGCCGCCGCGTCCGGCATCACCACCTTCATGGAAGCCGTCGTGGGCCGCGGCGAACTGAAGCTCTATCAGCGTCTCGCCGAGTCGGGGCGCCTGCTCCAGCGCATCGTGCCCGCGCTGCGCGTCGAGACCGATCTGACGACGGACCCGGCGGGCGCGCTCGCGTACGCCAAGGGCCTGCGCGCCGACTTCAAGGACGTCCCCGGGCTGCGCTTCGGCACCGTCAAGGTCTTCCTCGACGGCGTCATCGAGTACCCGGCGCAGACCGCCGCGCTCCTGAAGCCCTACCTCGACAAGGACGGCAGGCCCACCGACCACCGCGGCGACCTGTACGTCTCGGCGGCGGACTACGGACGGCTCAGCGCCGCCTTCAACGCCGAGGGCTGGCAGATGCACGCGCACGCCATCGGCGACCGCGCCGTACGCACCTCGCTCGACGGCTACGCGTACGCCCTGCGCGAGACGGGCCGCCGTGATCTCCGCAACACCACGGCCCACCTCCAACTGGTCGACCCCGCCGACCTGCCGCGCTTCGCCGCGCTCGGCGTCGTGGCCTGCATGCAGCTCCAGTGGGCCGCCCGCAACACCTGGACGATGGAAGCACTGCTGCCCTACATCGGCGCCGAACGCCACCGGTGGCAGTACCCGGCGCGCAGTCTCCAGAAGCGGCGCGCGGCGCTCGCGGGTGGCTCGGACTGGCCGGTCGACCCCCTACAGGTCTGGAACCAGATCCGTACCGCGATCGACCGCGAGGGCATGGAGGGCGGCGGCGACCTGTACCGCGCACAGGAAGGTCTCAGCCGTACGTCTTCCCTGCTCATGCACACCGCGGGCACCGCGCGTCAACTTCGCATGGAGCACGTCACCGGGACCGTGGAGAGAGGAAAAGCAGCCGACATCGTGCTGCTCGACAGGGATGTGACGCGGTGTCCGGTGGCTGATATCAGCTCATCCGAGGTGCGCCTCACGCTTGTCGGGGGCACAGTGGTGCACGACGCCGAGTCGTCGGCAGGTCGCGCGGCCGCCGCCCGAGTGACGCGGGCGGCGGCGGGGCCCCGGCCCACGTCGTACGCGTCGGTGCACGGCGGACGGCACGCCTCGTGCGGCTGTGGCTGA
- the acnA gene encoding aconitate hydratase AcnA — protein MSANSFDARSTLRVGDESYEIFKLDKVEGSARLPYSLKVLLENLLRTEDGANITADHIRALGSWDSQAQPSQEIQFTPARVIMQDFTGVPCVVDLATMREAVKELGGDPAKINPLAPAELVIDHSVIADKFGTADAFGQNVELEYGRNKERYQFLRWGQTAFDEFKVVPPGTGIVHQVNIEHLARTVMVRNGQAYPDTLVGTDSHTTMVNGLGVLGWGVGGIEAEAAMLGQPVSMLIPRVVGFKLTGELKPGTTATDLVLTITEMLRKHGVVGKFVEFYGEGVAATSLANRATIGNMSPEFGSTAAIFPIDDETLKYLRLTGRDEQQVALVEAYAKEQGLWLDPAAEPDFSEKLELDLATVVPSIAGPKRPQDRIVLANAAQQFAVDVRNYVSDDEEAGKESFPASDAPATTNGVPSNPTTVTAPDGSTYEIDHGAVTVAAITSCTNTSNPYVMVAAALVAKKAVEKGLTRKPWVKTTLAPGSKVVTDYFDKAGLTPYLDKVGFNLVGYGCTTCIGNSGPLPEEVSKAVNDHDLAVTSVLSGNRNFEGRINPDVKMNYLASPPLVVAYAIAGSMKVDITTEALGTDQDGNPVFLKDIWPSEAEVNDVVANSIGEDMFNKSYSDVFAGDAQWQALSIPTGNTFEWDAESTYVRKPPYFEGMAHEPSPVQDITGARVLAKLGDSVTTDHISPAGAIKADTPAGKYLTEHGVERRDFNSYGSRRGNHEVMIRGTFANIRLRNQLAPGTEGGFTRDFTQADGPVSFIYDASRNYIDQGTPLVILGGKEYGSGSSRDWAAKGTALLGVKAVITESYERIHRSNLIGMGVLPLQFPEGQNADSLGLTGEETFSFTGVTELNNGTTPRTVKVTTDTGVEFDAVVRIDTPGEADYYRNGGIMQYVLRSLIRK, from the coding sequence GTGTCGGCGAACAGCTTCGACGCCCGCAGCACGCTGCGCGTGGGCGACGAGTCGTACGAGATCTTCAAGCTGGACAAGGTCGAGGGCTCCGCACGCCTTCCCTACAGCCTGAAGGTCCTGCTGGAGAACCTGCTCCGTACCGAGGACGGCGCGAACATCACCGCCGACCACATCCGTGCCCTCGGCTCCTGGGACTCGCAGGCCCAGCCCTCGCAGGAGATCCAGTTCACGCCGGCCCGCGTGATCATGCAGGACTTCACCGGCGTGCCCTGCGTCGTCGACCTCGCCACCATGCGTGAGGCCGTGAAGGAGCTCGGCGGCGACCCGGCGAAGATCAACCCGCTGGCCCCGGCCGAGCTGGTCATCGACCACTCCGTCATCGCCGACAAGTTCGGCACCGCCGACGCCTTCGGCCAGAACGTCGAGCTGGAGTACGGCCGCAACAAGGAGCGCTACCAGTTCCTGCGCTGGGGCCAGACCGCCTTCGACGAGTTCAAGGTCGTCCCCCCGGGCACCGGCATCGTGCACCAGGTCAACATCGAGCACCTGGCCCGCACGGTCATGGTCCGTAACGGCCAGGCGTACCCCGACACCCTCGTCGGCACCGACTCGCACACCACGATGGTCAACGGCCTCGGCGTGCTCGGCTGGGGCGTCGGCGGCATCGAGGCCGAGGCCGCGATGCTGGGCCAGCCGGTCTCGATGCTCATCCCGCGCGTCGTCGGCTTCAAGCTGACCGGTGAGCTCAAGCCGGGCACCACCGCCACGGACCTCGTGCTGACCATCACCGAGATGCTGCGCAAGCACGGCGTCGTCGGCAAGTTCGTCGAGTTCTACGGTGAGGGCGTCGCCGCCACCTCCCTCGCGAACCGCGCCACCATCGGCAACATGTCGCCCGAGTTCGGCTCCACCGCCGCGATCTTCCCGATCGACGACGAGACGCTGAAGTACCTGCGCCTGACCGGCCGTGACGAGCAGCAGGTCGCGCTCGTCGAGGCGTACGCCAAGGAGCAGGGCCTCTGGCTGGACCCGGCCGCCGAGCCGGACTTCTCCGAGAAGCTGGAGCTGGACCTCGCCACGGTCGTCCCGTCGATCGCCGGTCCGAAGCGCCCGCAGGACCGCATCGTCCTCGCCAACGCCGCGCAGCAGTTCGCCGTCGACGTGCGCAACTACGTCTCCGACGACGAGGAGGCCGGCAAGGAGTCCTTCCCGGCGTCCGACGCCCCGGCCACCACCAACGGCGTCCCGTCGAACCCGACCACGGTCACGGCCCCCGACGGCTCGACCTACGAGATCGACCACGGCGCGGTGACGGTCGCGGCCATCACCTCCTGCACCAACACCTCGAACCCGTACGTGATGGTCGCCGCCGCGCTCGTCGCGAAGAAGGCCGTCGAGAAGGGCCTGACCCGCAAGCCGTGGGTCAAGACCACCCTCGCGCCCGGCTCGAAGGTCGTCACCGACTACTTCGACAAGGCGGGGCTCACCCCCTACCTCGACAAGGTCGGCTTCAACCTCGTCGGCTACGGCTGCACCACCTGCATCGGCAACTCGGGCCCGCTGCCCGAGGAGGTCTCGAAGGCCGTCAACGACCACGACCTGGCCGTGACGTCCGTCCTCTCCGGCAACCGGAACTTCGAGGGCCGCATCAACCCCGACGTCAAGATGAACTACCTGGCGTCCCCGCCGCTGGTCGTCGCGTACGCCATCGCGGGCTCGATGAAGGTCGACATCACGACCGAGGCGCTCGGCACCGACCAGGACGGCAACCCGGTCTTCCTCAAGGACATCTGGCCCTCCGAGGCCGAGGTCAACGACGTCGTCGCCAACTCCATCGGCGAGGACATGTTCAACAAGTCCTACTCCGACGTCTTCGCGGGCGACGCCCAGTGGCAGGCGCTGTCGATCCCGACCGGCAACACCTTCGAGTGGGACGCCGAGTCGACCTACGTGCGCAAGCCCCCCTACTTCGAGGGCATGGCGCACGAGCCGTCCCCCGTCCAGGACATCACGGGCGCCCGCGTCCTGGCCAAGCTGGGCGACTCGGTCACCACCGACCACATCTCCCCGGCCGGTGCGATCAAGGCCGACACCCCGGCGGGCAAGTACCTCACGGAGCACGGCGTCGAGCGCCGCGACTTCAACTCCTACGGCTCGCGCCGTGGTAACCACGAGGTCATGATCCGCGGCACGTTCGCCAACATCCGCCTGCGCAACCAGCTCGCGCCGGGCACCGAGGGCGGCTTCACCCGCGACTTCACGCAGGCGGACGGGCCCGTCTCGTTCATCTACGACGCCTCGCGCAACTACATCGACCAGGGCACCCCGCTGGTCATCCTGGGCGGCAAGGAGTACGGCTCGGGCTCGTCCCGCGACTGGGCCGCCAAGGGCACCGCGCTCCTCGGCGTCAAGGCCGTCATCACCGAGTCGTACGAGCGCATCCACCGCTCGAACCTCATCGGCATGGGCGTCCTCCCGCTCCAGTTCCCGGAGGGCCAGAACGCCGACTCCCTCGGCCTGACCGGCGAGGAGACCTTCTCCTTCACCGGCGTGACCGAGCTGAACAACGGCACGACGCCGCGCACGGTCAAGGTCACCACCGACACCGGCGTGGAGTTCGACGCGGTCGTCCGCATCGACACCCCCGGTGAGGCGGACTACTACCGCAACGGCGGCATCATGCAGTACGTGCTGCGCAGCCTGATCCGTAAGTAG
- a CDS encoding helix-turn-helix domain-containing protein, with amino-acid sequence MADDYLVRIGKLIRDARQHRGWTQTQLAEALSTSQSAVNRIERGNQNISLEMIARIGEALDSEIVSLGYAGPMHLRVVGGRRLSGAIDVKTSKNACVALLCASLLNKGRTVLRRVARIEEVYRLLEVLNSIGVRTRWINDGVDLEIVPPAKLDMDAIDAEAAIRTRSIIMFLGPLLHRMDRFKLPYAGGCDLGTRTIEPHMIALRRFGLDIAATEGLYHAEVARDVSPDRPIVLTERGDTVTENALLAAARSAGTTVIRNASSNYMVQDLCFFLEALGVEVEGIGTTTLTVHGVPNIDVDVDYCPSEDPVEAMSLLAAAVVTESELTVRRVPIEFLEIELAVLEEMGLDHDRTAEYPADNGRTRLIDLTVRPSKLEAPIDKIHPMPFPGLNIDNVPFFAAIAAAAQGKTLIHDWVYDNRAIYLTDLNRLGGRLQLLDPHRVLVEGPTRWRAAEMMCPPALRPAVVVLLAMMAAEGTSVLRNVYVINRGYEDLAERLNSVGAQIETFRDI; translated from the coding sequence ATGGCAGACGACTACCTCGTACGCATCGGCAAGCTCATCCGTGACGCCCGGCAGCACAGGGGCTGGACGCAGACGCAGCTCGCCGAGGCGCTCAGCACCAGCCAGAGCGCCGTCAACCGCATCGAGCGCGGCAACCAGAACATCAGCCTTGAGATGATCGCCCGGATCGGCGAGGCGCTCGACAGTGAGATCGTCTCGCTCGGGTACGCGGGCCCCATGCACCTGCGAGTGGTCGGCGGCCGCCGTCTCTCCGGCGCCATCGACGTCAAGACGAGCAAGAACGCGTGCGTGGCGCTGCTCTGTGCGTCCCTGCTGAACAAGGGCCGCACGGTGCTGCGCCGCGTCGCCCGCATCGAAGAGGTCTACCGCCTCCTCGAAGTGCTCAACTCCATCGGCGTGCGCACCCGTTGGATCAACGACGGCGTCGACCTGGAGATCGTGCCGCCCGCCAAGCTCGACATGGACGCGATCGACGCGGAGGCGGCGATCCGCACCCGCTCGATCATCATGTTCCTCGGTCCGCTGCTGCACCGCATGGACCGTTTCAAGCTGCCCTACGCGGGCGGCTGCGACCTCGGCACCCGCACGATCGAGCCGCACATGATCGCGCTGCGCAGGTTCGGCCTGGACATCGCGGCGACCGAGGGGCTGTATCACGCCGAGGTCGCGCGGGACGTCTCCCCCGACCGCCCCATCGTGCTCACCGAGCGCGGGGACACCGTCACCGAGAACGCGCTGCTCGCCGCGGCCCGCAGCGCCGGTACGACGGTCATCCGCAACGCGTCGTCGAACTACATGGTCCAGGACCTGTGCTTCTTCCTGGAGGCGCTCGGCGTCGAGGTCGAGGGCATCGGCACCACGACCCTGACCGTGCACGGCGTCCCGAACATCGACGTCGACGTGGACTACTGCCCCTCCGAGGACCCGGTCGAGGCGATGAGCCTGCTTGCCGCCGCCGTCGTCACGGAGTCCGAACTGACCGTGCGCCGCGTGCCGATCGAGTTCCTGGAGATCGAGCTCGCGGTCCTGGAGGAGATGGGCCTCGACCACGACCGCACGGCGGAGTACCCCGCCGACAACGGCCGGACGCGCCTGATCGACCTCACGGTGCGGCCCTCCAAGCTGGAGGCGCCGATCGACAAGATCCACCCGATGCCGTTCCCCGGCCTGAACATCGACAACGTCCCCTTCTTCGCGGCGATCGCCGCGGCGGCGCAGGGCAAGACGCTGATCCACGACTGGGTGTACGACAACCGGGCGATCTATCTGACGGACCTGAACCGTCTCGGTGGGCGTCTGCAGCTGCTTGATCCTCACCGGGTGTTGGTGGAGGGTCCCACTCGGTGGCGCGCGGCGGAGATGATGTGCCCGCCCGCGTTGCGGCCGGCTGTGGTGGTGCTGCTCGCGATGATGGCCGCGGAGGGCACGTCCGTGCTGCGCAATGTGTATGTGATCAACCGGGGGTACGAGGATCTCGCGGAGCGGTTGAACTCCGTGGGTGCGCAGATTGAGACGTTCCGGGACATCTAA